TCTGTACTGGGCTGAAAGCTGCGGCCTAGTAAGCCATGAAGAGGATCATTTCCCGGTCGTACTCGCGGCCGGGGTGCTGCTGGGCCAGGTGCGCCTGGGCCTTCTCGACGAGGTCGTCCTCATCGGTGCCGCTGATCGCTTCGCCACACGGGCAGTTCAGATGTGTCTTCGCCATATGTTCACCATTGCATAGGTATCCCAGGTTTCAACCCCGAGTCTGCTCAAGACTTGGCCTTGGCTTCCTTCGCCGCGGCCTTCATCTGCTTCTTGTACGTGCGCACCTTCTGCAGTGACCCGGGATCGACCACATCGGCCACCGACATGTACGAGCCGGCCTTGCCGTAATCCCCCGCCGCCTCACGCCAGCCCGCCGGCGTCACGCCATATTGCTTTCCCAACAGCGCCAAGAAGATCCGGGCCTTCTGATCGCCGAACCCGGGCAGTCGCTTGAGCCGGCGCAGCACCTCTTTGCCGTTCGGATCGCCGGCGGTCCACAGCGCCGTCACGTCGCCGTCGTATTCGTCGACGACCGCCCGTGCGAGGTCTTGTACCCGCTTGGACATCGACCCCGGGAACCGGTGAATGGCCGGCGTCACCGCACACAACGCGGCGAACTTCTCGGGATCGTATTCGGCGATCTGGACGGCGTCGACGCCGCCGATACGGTCGGCGATCTTCTTCGGCCCGGCGAATGCGACCTCCATCGGGATCTGCTGATCAAGCATCATCCCGACCAGCAAGGCGAACGGGTTGTCCTCCAGCAACGCGTCGGCGGCCGGGTCTTGAACAAGCTGCAGTTTTCCCACGCCGCCAGTTTAGGACGCCGGGATCCCGGATCGACCGTCGTCGCAGGAGTCACAGGGTTTTGACGCTTGCGTCGGCGAAGTGTGCGAGTGTGTACGCGATAACCGGTGGATATGCCCATAGGAGATGGACATGCGTCGTGTGGTTGCTCCCCTCATCGCGGCGGTCGTAGCCGCTATTGCCTTGGCCGCCACCGCCAATGCGATCCCCGACCAGGGCACGCCGGAATTCGACACCTACATGCAAGGGCTGGAGCGCAACGGCTTCCACCTGAATCCCGACACCGCGTGGCGGGTGGCCCACCAGGCGTGCCAGGGCGGCATACCGGGATACATCAGTTGGGAGCTGGCTGCGCAGGGCGTGTTCGGCCCAGGTTCGGAACAGCGGGTGTACGACGTGGCCAGAAAGTATGCCTGCCCCGTTCAATAGGTGAGCTAGCTGCGGGTTCGCCGCGGCGCCATCTAAGGTTGGCCGCACGATGTCCGGCGAAGTTGCTATAGCGCTGGCCCTGGCGCTGATGCTGGCGGCGGTCGCCGCCGTCGTCGTGGTGCGTACCCGAAAAGTGGTGGCCACCCCCACCGAACGGGCCGTGCACGCCGCGCTGCACACCGCCGCGCAGGCCGCCCGCGCGCTCCGCCAGGGTCTCGACACCGAGTCCGCACAGACCGCGGCCCCCTATCTCCGCGAGCTCACCGGCACCGCGGGGCTGGCCCTGTTCGACGAGGACGCGGCCCTCCTGGCCCGCGATCACGACGACGAGGCGATCTGGCAGTCCGACACCGCCGACGTCTGCGCCGACACCGCCCGGGAGTCGATCAGTGCCGGGCGACGCGTGCTGCGCACCGCGCGGTCGACGGCGGTGGTGGCCCAGCCCCTGCTGACCGAGGGCGGCGAGGTGCTCGGCGCGCTGGTGGTGCTGGCACCGGCCAGCCCGGGCCCGGGCATGCTCGGCGCGGTCGGCGAGGTGGCCCGTTATGCCGCCAGCCAGATCGAGCTGGCCGAGCTCGACGCGTCACGCGCCCGGCTGGACCGGGCCGAGGTGCTGGCCCTGCGCGCCCAGATCAGCCCGCATTTCATCTACAACGCGCTCAATACCATCGCGTCGTTCGTGCGTACCGATCCCGACCGGGCCCGCGAATTGATCCTGGAGTTCGCCGACTTCACCCGTTACTCGTTCCGCGCGGCCGGGCAGTACACCACGCTGGCCGACGAGCTGCGCAACATCGACCGCTACCTCACCCTCGAGCGGGCTCGGTTCGGGAGCAATCTCCGGGTGCGGCTGCAGGTGGCCCCCGAGGTGCTCAACGTCGTGGTGCCGTTCCTGGCACTGCAGCCCCTGGTGGAGAACGCGGTGCGGCACGGGCTGGCCGGGCAGGGCGGCGGGTCGGTCGAGATCGTGGCGCGCGACGCGGGTGCCGAATGCGTGATCACCGTCGAGGACGACGGCGCAGGCATGGATCCCGACACCCTGCGGGCCGGGCCCGGCGACGCACTGGCCGACCGGACCGGCGAATCCGCCCATGTCGGGCTGACCAATGTGGACCATCGGCTGCGCGCGGCCTTCGGCAACGACTACGGTCTGGTGGTCGAGACAGCTGTCGGCGCGGGCACCAAAGTGGTGATGCGCGTACCGAAGTTCCGTTCGGGGGTACGAGCCAGCGGAGGTGCGTTCGCGTGAGTGCAGGCCTGACGGTGCTCGCCGTCGACGACGAGGCACCCGCGCTCGACGAGCTGGCCTACCTGTTGGGCCGGCATGCCGATGTCGGCCACGTGCACACCGCGTCCGACGCCACCTCGGCCCTGCGCGAACTCAACCAGCACGCGATCGACGCGGTGTTCCTCGACATCAACATGCCCGGCCTGTCGGGAATCGAATTGGCCGGAGTGCTCGCCAATTACGCCAACCGCCCGGCCGTGGTGTTCGTGACCGCCCACGAGGACAAGGCGGTGGCGGCCTTCGACGTGGGTGCCGTCGACTATCTGCTCAAACCGATCCGGCAGGACCGGCTCGACGAAGCGGTGCGCCGGGTGGCCGCGGGTACTCAGGCCACCCCTGCCGCGGCTGCCGCCCAGGAGGACCAGGACTCCGACGTCATTCCCGCCGAGCTGGGCGGCATCACCCACCTGGTGCCCCGCGACAGCATCGGCTGGGTCGAGGCCGAGGGCGACTATGCCCGGCTGCATTCGGCCACCGGTGCACACCTGGTCCGAATCCCGTTGAGCACCTTGGAGACCCGCTGGCGCGATCACGGCTTCCAGCGCATCCACCGGTCCTACCTGGTGTCGCTGCGCCAGGTGACCGGGCTGCGCACGGCCGACGGCGCGGTCCTGGTGCGGCTACGCGCCAACGGCACCTCGCCGGCCGTGGAGCTGCCGGTGAGCCGACGTCAGGCCCGCGAGCTACGCGACCGGCTGGTCCGGGATCCGATGCGCAATCTCAAGCCTGCGGGCAGCGATGAGTGATCGGCCCACACCGCAGCGCCAACGCGTGGTGCTGGCCCACCGCCGCGGCGCCCGCATGGTGCGCACCCGCATCGAGGTGGCCGAGCAGACGCAGGTGGGCGACGCCCTGGTGCGCGGCCTGGTGCGGACCCAACTCGGCCTCGCACTGCGCCTCGCCGCGGTGATGATCACGATCGTGGTGTCACTGGTCCTGCTCAACGCCCTCATGCCGAATCTCGCCGCGCTCAGCGTGTTCGGGATCCGGCTGAACTGGCTTATCCTGGCCGGGCTGCTGTATCCACTGCTGTACGGCGTGGGGCGGCTGTATGTGCGGCTGGCCGAACAGGGCGAGCGGGACTTCGTCCAGGTCGTCGACAGCGAACCATGACCGGAGCACCGCTCACCGCCGCCGCCCTGCTGGCCGCCGTGGTGGCCACGATCGCCATCGGCGCCTACGGAGTCCGGTTGTCACGCACCACCTCCGACTTCCTGGTGGCCTCGCGCAGCATCGGGCCGCAGTGGAACGCTGCCGCGATCTCGGGCGAATACCTCTCGGCCGCCTCGTTTCTCGGGGTGGCCGGGCTGATCGCGAAATACGGGGCCGACGCGCTGTGGTACCCGGTCGGTTTCACCGCGGGCTACCTGGGAGTGCTGTTGTTCGTGGCGGCACCGCTGCGCCGCTCGGGCGCCTACACCGTCCCCGACTTCGCCGAGTTCCGGCTCGGCTCGGTGGCGCTGCGCAAGGTCGCCATGCTCGTCGTCGTGGTGATCTGCCTGTTCTATCTGGCACCGCAGTATCAGGGCGCCGGTCTGGCCCTGAAAACGCTTCTGGGCGTTCCGGTCTGGATCGGCCCGATACTCGTTGCCACGATCGTCATCACCAGCGTGGTGGCCGGCGGCATGCGGTCGATCACGTTCGTGCAGGCCTTCCAGTACTGGCTCAAACTCACCGCGATCGCCATCCCGGCCCTGGCGCTGCTCGGCCTGTTCGTCAACGACCGTGGCGAATTGGGCGGCCCGCTGCCACCGACCGTGCAGCAGCAGACCACCGTGCAGATCGAGACCGACGTGGTGGTGCAGGTCATCGAGCCGGCCGGGATCAGCGTGACCGGCGACCTGGACGGTCGTCACGTCGAGTCCACCCGGATCACCGCGCCCGGGCAGCACACCTTCGGTGCGGGCACCACGCTGACCCTGGCCGCCGGGGCCGCCACCCCCGTGGTGGCCGGCACCCCGGGCACGGGCAGCGAGTGGATCGCTTCCGGTGGCGGCCTGGGCGGCGGACATCCGCTCTACCAGGTGTTGTCGATCATCGTCGCGACGTTCCTTGGCACGATGGGTCTGCCGCACGTGCTGGTCCGGTTCTACACCAACCCGGACGGGCGGGATGCCCGGCGTACCGCGCTGGCCGTGGTCGCACTGCTGTCGGTGTTCTATTTCTTCCCCATCCTGCTCGGGGTGTTCTCCCGGTTGTACGTCCCGCAACTGCTGATCACCGGAACCGCCGACGCCGCAGTGCTTCTGGCACCGGGAGCGGCCGTGGGCGGCATCGGTGGCCAGCTGCTGGCCGCCCTCGTCGCCGCCGGTGCCATCGCGGCGTTCCTGGCCACCTCCTCGGGTCTGCTGGTCAGCATCGCCGGTGCGCTGGCCACCGATGTGTTGCGCGGCCGGGTCCGGGATTTCCGGATCGCCGCGCTCGTCGGCGGGCTGATCCCGATTCCCCTGTCGCTGATGGTGTCCGGACTGGAGTTGTCCCGCAGCGTCGGGCTGGCGTTCGCCGTCGCGGCGTCCACCCTGTGCCCGCTGCTGGTGCTCGGCATCTGGTGGCGCCGTCTGACGGTGGCCGGTGCGATGTGCGGTCTCGTGGTGGGCGGCTGCGTGTGCGGCGGCGCCGTGCTGGTGGCCATCACCGGCGGGGTGGACGACGCCGCGCTCGGGGGGTGGCCCGCGGTGATGGTGGGTTACCCCGCGGCGGTCAGCGTGCCGATCGCGTTCCTCACCATGGTCGTGGTCAGCCTGTTCACCCGGCCCTCCCCCGGCATCGCCCAGATCTTCGCGCGCATGCACGTGCCGGAACGCCTGGGTCTGGGCGTCGAGCGGGTGCCCGCGGGCTGACTGCCCGCTCACCGCTCAGCCCCCTCGACCGACCGTTCAGCGCAGCGACGGCCGAATTCGGCGTATCGATCTCAATAGCACCCCCGTGTGACCCAGCTCTCAATTAGGTTCAGGCGAACCGCTCACCGTCAACTGTCAGGAGTCACCGGTGCCCGAAACCGACCTTCCCGCGAGGGTTGCCCCCACCGGGGAGCAGTTCCTCGCCGCGCAGGCCAGTCCCGAATTTCAGGAACTGCGTACCAGACTGCGCCGCTTCGTCTTTCCGATGACGGCGTTCTTTCTGCTGTGGTACGCCTTGTACGTCGCGCTCGGTGCGTTCGCCCACGAGTTCATGGCGATCCGGGTGTTCGGAAACATCAACGTCGGCCTGCTGATCGGGCTCGGCCAGTTCATCACCACGTTCGTGATCACCGGCCTGTACGTGCGTTTCGCCAACAAGGAACTCGACCCGCGGGCCTCCGCCATCCGTGAAGAACTGGAAGGTGAGACCCGATGACCGTCACCACCCTCGCCGCCGAGACGGTCGGTAACCCCGCCGCCAACATCGGCATCTTCAGCCTGTTCGTCGTGGTCACGATGATCGTGGTGATCAAGGCCAGCAAGCGAAATGCCACCGCCGACGAGTTCTTCACCGGTGGCCGCGGGTTCTCCGGCCCGCAGAACGGCATCGCCATCGCCGGCGACTATCTGTCGGCAGCCAGCTTCCTCGGCATTGCCGGAGCCATCGCGGTGTACGGCTACGACGGCTTCCTGTACTCCATCGGCTTCCTGGTGGCCTGGCTGGTGGCGCTGCTACTGGTGGCCGAATTGCTGCGCAACACAGGCAAATTCACCATGGCCGACGTGCTGAGCTTCCGGCTCAAACAGCGCCCGGTCCGACTGGCCGCGGCCACCTCCACGCTGACGGTGTCCCTGTTCTACCTGCTGGCCCAGATGGCCGGCGCCGGCGGCCTGGTCGCGCTGCTGCTCGACGTCAACAGCAAGGCCGGGCAGTCGATCGTGATCGCCGTCGTCGGCATCCTGATGATCGTTTACGTGCTGGTCGGCGGCATGAAGGGCACCACCTGGGTGCAGATCATCAAGGCGGTGCTGCTGATCGCCGGTGCCGCACTGATGACCGTGATGGTGCTGAGCAAGTTCGGGCTGAACTTCTCCGAGATCCTCGGATCGGCGCAGTCGGCAATCTCCGGATCGACCACCACGGGTGTCTCTGGCCGCGACGTGCTGGCCCCGGGCGCGCAGTACGGCGGCTCGCTGACCTCGCAGATCAACTTCATCTCGCTGGCGCTGGCGCTGGTGCTGGGCACCGCGGGCCTGCCTCACGTGCTGATGCGGTTCTACACCGTGCCGACCGCCAAAGAGGCGCGTCGTTCGGTGGTGTGGGCGATCGCGCTGATCGGCGCCTTCTACCTGTTCACACTGGTGCTCGGCTACGGCGCTGCCGCGCTCGTCGGCCCGGACCGCATCCTGGGCGCGGCCGGCGGGGTGAACTCGGCGGCTCCGCTGCTGGCCTTCGAACTCGGCGGGGTGATCCTGCTCGGCGTCATCTCGGCGGTGGCCTTCGCGACCATCCTGGCGGTGGTCGCCGGCCTGACGATCACCGCGTCGGCGTCGTTCGCCCACGACATCTACGCCTCGGTGCTCAAGTCCCACAAGGTGACCGAGGACGAGCAGGTGCGGGTTTCGCGCATCACCGCGGTCGTCTTGGGTGTGTTCGCAATCGGGCTCGGCATCCTGGCCAACGGTCAGAACGTGGCGTTCCTGGTGGCGCTGGCGTTCGCGGTGGCCGCCGCGGCCAACCTGCCGACGATCCTGTACTCGCTGTACTGGAAACGGTTCAACACCCGCGGTGCCCTGTGGAGCATGTACGGCGGCCTGATCTCGACCATCGTCCTGATCGTGTTCTCTCCCGCGGTATCGGGCAGCAAGACCGCGATGATCCCCGGCGCGGACTTCGCGTACTTCCCGCTGGCCAACCCGGGCATCGTGTCCATCCCGCTCGCGTTCGCCCTCGGCATCATCGGCACGCTCACCTCTCCGGACACCGGGGACGCCGAGCTCAACGCCGAGATGGAGGTGCGGTCGCTGACCGGGGTCGGCGCCGAGAAGGCGGTCGCGCACTGACGCTTCCCCTCTCCAATGTCACGCTGGAGTGGCGCTGCAGCCCGCCAGCCACTCCAGCGTGACGCTCGGCGCCCGGGGCCGAAGTTGAGTGCTTTTACCTAAGGGCCGCGCCGCCGCGGGGACATAGCGTTCTTGCCATGACACTTGCTGCCGATCCAGCCGCCGAGAAGGCCCGCGTAACGGGGCTGTTCCCGACACCTGCCGAAGTCGAGGCGCAGACCCCGGCCGACCGGGACCGGGCGATCGATGTCATCCGGATCGTCTCGCTCGTCGGTGTGGTGTTCGGCCATACCGTCATGGCCACCAGCACGATCCGCGACGACGTGTTCATCTGGAGCAACCTGCTCACCACATCCGTGGTGTTTCAGGCGCTGACCTGGGTGTTCCAGATCATGCCGCTGTTCTTCTTCGCCGGCGTCGCCGCCTCGGTGCAGTCGTGGCGGCCCGGCGCTTCCTGGGGCGGCTGGCTGCTGAAGCGGTGCACGCGGTTGTACCGGCCGGTGTTCTACTACCTGGCGTTCTGGACGGTCGCCCTGGCGGTGTTGCGGTTCGTGCTGCCGGAGCACGTCTACGAACCCATTGCCGGCATTTCGATCCAGCTGCTGTGGTTCCTGGGCGCCTACGTCCTCGTGCTCGCGGCGGTGCCGCTGCTGGCCCGCATCACCACCACCGCACAGGTGGCCGGCGCCGTCGTCGGCACCTACGCGTGCATCGCGGCTGTCGACGCGATCCGGATCAACATGGACGGCTACGCCTCGCTCGGTTATCTCAACACCGTGGTGTGGCTGATCCCCGGCGTGTTCGGGGTGGCATACCGCCGGAACCTGCTGTCCAGCGGCGCCGCACTCAAGATCGGTACCGGCATGCTGGGCATCAACCTGGTGCTGCTGTATTTCGGCCCCTACGAGCTCAGCCTGGTCGGCATCGAGACCCAGCAGCTGAAGAACATGACGCCGCCGTCGCTGTTGCTGGCCGGGCACGCAATCATGATGTGCGCGTTCGCGATTGCTGCCGCTCCCGCCATCAACCGGTGGGCACAGCGACCGCGGGTGTGGTGGCTCACCGCGATCGGCAATTCCGGCGCGATGACGCTGTACCTGTGGCACATGCCGCTGTTGCTCGGCATGCACCTGGTGTTCGACCACCTCGGCCTGGACCGTTACGACCCGGCCTCTCCGGGCTTCGTCGCGCTGTCGGTGCTGCAGCTGGCGTTGATGGCCGGCCTCGTCGCGATGGCGTTCATCGCGCTGCGACCGCTGGAGAACGACCCGCTGCCGCTGTGGGACGGCGGTGTGGTGAAGCAGACCGGTATCCGCAGCGCCGTCGTCGGTGCGCTGCTGTGTGTGGCCGGCGCGGCCACGCTCACCTCGGTGGCCTGGGGCCTGAAGGACCAGGGCGTCTACTGCGTGGCGGTGATGCTGGTGGCACTTGTCGCGGCCCGCGCACTGGCGTCTACGCGCATGCCTGAGCAACGCGATCGAGTCGAGTGAACCCGCACTCCGGCCCGCACGGGCGACCGGATACACCGATCCCGTGCCTCTGCAATACCTCAGCGATCTTGCCCGCCGTCTGACAGGGCCGATCGAAAACCTGCCCGTAGGACAGCCTGACGGTCGAACGGCCATCGACCGCGGCATCCAAGTCCCGCTCGAAGTCCGCATCCCGACGGCTCGCCGAGTCGTGAAACAACCGGCCGTCGAGTTCGACCACGAGCCGGTCACCGTATTCGGCGTCGCGATAGCAGACGCCGACGGATGACTTCGACGGCTTCTGACGTGCGGCTCGTGGCAAACCGTGCGGGCGCTCGACCCGAACAAGATAGCCATGTTCAAGGACCGAACAGGTACCTTCGGCGATGTCGACGAGCACTGCCCGCAACCAGCGGCGCCGCCGCATCCGACTGCGAGAATCGAGGGTTTGCAGCAGCCGCCGCGCAGTGGTGCGCCGAGATTGGCAGGCGTTCGCGAGGACGGCAATGACGTCCAGACCCGACGCGGCACGGCAGGCGACGTCGAGTGCGGCTTCCTCGTACCGCATCCGCGGCGGGCCGACGTTCCACAACACCCGCTCCTCCAGGTGTGCGACACGGTGAATGCGGACTCCAGCCGGTTCGGCCCATGTCGACCGCTGCCGCGCCACGGCGACATGGATCGGCGACCCTTCATCGCCCAGCGCCGACTCAAGGCACAGCGCCGCCGGAGCTGCGTAAAGCACTGCAGCCCAGGCCCGTTGCGACCACGTCAACGGGCCGGTGTGATCGACATACACGCCCGCATGCACGGGCGCCCACTCGTTTCGCCTGAGCAACCGCCGAATCTGATGCTCTGGTAGACCCGCATCCAAGGCCTGCCGGCGCGAGATCACCCCGCTCTGCTGCCGAAGAACCTCGCCTACATCCACCGCATCGATGTTCGCTGACCGGCGCGACGGTCACCAGTGCAATTCAGCGGCCTGTGGATAACCCTCTACGCGGCGAATTGCTGCTTGATACTGACTGCAATTCGCCGCATAGCTGAGCCCGGGGTAGCCGGTTTACCCGCTCTTACGGCGGAATTCGCGCCGGTTCTCGACCGGGCCGTGAGCCCGGGGTTGGTTGCGGCCGCCGTCCTTGTGCGCAGCGCCTCCCGACGACTGCGCCTTCTTGCGCTCCAGGGCTTCCCGGAATTTGCGCTTGTTGTCGTCTTCCGGTTTGTCGTCAGCCATACGCGGCAGCGTAGCGCGACAGCACCGCAAACGTCATGAGGTTTACCGGCGGCCCGGCGGCATCCCGTACACGTGCGTGATCGGAAGGGTCAACAGCACCCGGCGGTCGTCGACCATGGCGCGCCGGTAATCGTCCCAATCGGGGTGTTCACCGGCGATGTTGCGGTACAACGCAATAAGCCCCTCGACCGTATCGTCGTCCGGCGCGGCGGCGGGCGGTGTGAGGATCGCATCGCCCTCGGCGACCGCATAGGACCAACCGTCGTCAGAGCTGACATGGACCGAGGCGCGTGGATCGCGCCGCAGGTTCCTGGTCTTGGCCCGCGGTTCGGTGATGGACACCTGGATCTGAACCGCGCGTGGGTCGAAGTAGTACGAGACATTCGACAGCTGCGGACGACCGTCCTGCTTGATCGTGGCGAGCACTCCCATCGAGTTGCCACTGATCAAGGCCAGAAGCTTGTCGTCGAAAACCTGACGCCCCATGAGACGAGCGTACGTCTTTACCATCGGTCCGATGAGCGTGATTGACGGCAACACCCTGGACGGCGTCTCGGCAACCTCACTGTGGACCCTGAGTTACCGCGGCTCCGAGGCCAAACGATCCGACGGCGTGATCCGCGATCCCTGGGCGGTCGCCCTGCTCGACGCGATCGACTTCGACTACGGCAAGTTCGGCAAGCCCAATCAATCGCACGCCCTGCGAGCCCGTGCCTTCGACATCGAGACCCGCGATTACCTCTCGACGCATCCGAAGGGCGCCGTCGTGGCGCTCGCAGAGGGTCTGCAGACCAGCTTCTGGCGCCTCGATCAGGCCGGGGTGGCCGACGAATTGACCTGGTATTCGGTGGATCTTCCGCCGGTGATGGCGATCCGGGAACGCCTGCTGCCGACCGATGACCGGATCGTGCCACTGGCCCAGTCCGCGCTCGACCGCAGTTGGATGGACCGGGTCGACGCCACCGACGGCGTGCTCATCACCGCCGAAGGGCTGCTGATGTATCTCGAACCCGATGACGTGCGCGGCCTGATCGCCGACTGCGCGGCCCGGTTTCCCGGCGGACGCATGATGTTCGATTCGATTCCGCCCTGGGTGAGCCGACGCACCATCAAGGGCTGGCAGCTGTCGGACCGCTACATCGCACCGCCGATGCCGTTCGCGATGACCGCCGACGAC
The genomic region above belongs to Mycolicibacterium sp. HK-90 and contains:
- a CDS encoding DUF1059 domain-containing protein, with protein sequence MAKTHLNCPCGEAISGTDEDDLVEKAQAHLAQQHPGREYDREMILFMAY
- a CDS encoding HhH-GPD-type base excision DNA repair protein, which encodes MGKLQLVQDPAADALLEDNPFALLVGMMLDQQIPMEVAFAGPKKIADRIGGVDAVQIAEYDPEKFAALCAVTPAIHRFPGSMSKRVQDLARAVVDEYDGDVTALWTAGDPNGKEVLRRLKRLPGFGDQKARIFLALLGKQYGVTPAGWREAAGDYGKAGSYMSVADVVDPGSLQKVRTYKKQMKAAAKEAKAKS
- a CDS encoding DUF732 domain-containing protein, with amino-acid sequence MDMRRVVAPLIAAVVAAIALAATANAIPDQGTPEFDTYMQGLERNGFHLNPDTAWRVAHQACQGGIPGYISWELAAQGVFGPGSEQRVYDVARKYACPVQ
- a CDS encoding sensor histidine kinase is translated as MSGEVAIALALALMLAAVAAVVVVRTRKVVATPTERAVHAALHTAAQAARALRQGLDTESAQTAAPYLRELTGTAGLALFDEDAALLARDHDDEAIWQSDTADVCADTARESISAGRRVLRTARSTAVVAQPLLTEGGEVLGALVVLAPASPGPGMLGAVGEVARYAASQIELAELDASRARLDRAEVLALRAQISPHFIYNALNTIASFVRTDPDRARELILEFADFTRYSFRAAGQYTTLADELRNIDRYLTLERARFGSNLRVRLQVAPEVLNVVVPFLALQPLVENAVRHGLAGQGGGSVEIVARDAGAECVITVEDDGAGMDPDTLRAGPGDALADRTGESAHVGLTNVDHRLRAAFGNDYGLVVETAVGAGTKVVMRVPKFRSGVRASGGAFA
- a CDS encoding LytTR family DNA-binding domain-containing protein — protein: MSAGLTVLAVDDEAPALDELAYLLGRHADVGHVHTASDATSALRELNQHAIDAVFLDINMPGLSGIELAGVLANYANRPAVVFVTAHEDKAVAAFDVGAVDYLLKPIRQDRLDEAVRRVAAGTQATPAAAAAQEDQDSDVIPAELGGITHLVPRDSIGWVEAEGDYARLHSATGAHLVRIPLSTLETRWRDHGFQRIHRSYLVSLRQVTGLRTADGAVLVRLRANGTSPAVELPVSRRQARELRDRLVRDPMRNLKPAGSDE
- a CDS encoding cation acetate symporter, whose translation is MTGAPLTAAALLAAVVATIAIGAYGVRLSRTTSDFLVASRSIGPQWNAAAISGEYLSAASFLGVAGLIAKYGADALWYPVGFTAGYLGVLLFVAAPLRRSGAYTVPDFAEFRLGSVALRKVAMLVVVVICLFYLAPQYQGAGLALKTLLGVPVWIGPILVATIVITSVVAGGMRSITFVQAFQYWLKLTAIAIPALALLGLFVNDRGELGGPLPPTVQQQTTVQIETDVVVQVIEPAGISVTGDLDGRHVESTRITAPGQHTFGAGTTLTLAAGAATPVVAGTPGTGSEWIASGGGLGGGHPLYQVLSIIVATFLGTMGLPHVLVRFYTNPDGRDARRTALAVVALLSVFYFFPILLGVFSRLYVPQLLITGTADAAVLLAPGAAVGGIGGQLLAALVAAGAIAAFLATSSGLLVSIAGALATDVLRGRVRDFRIAALVGGLIPIPLSLMVSGLELSRSVGLAFAVAASTLCPLLVLGIWWRRLTVAGAMCGLVVGGCVCGGAVLVAITGGVDDAALGGWPAVMVGYPAAVSVPIAFLTMVVVSLFTRPSPGIAQIFARMHVPERLGLGVERVPAG
- a CDS encoding DUF485 domain-containing protein encodes the protein MPETDLPARVAPTGEQFLAAQASPEFQELRTRLRRFVFPMTAFFLLWYALYVALGAFAHEFMAIRVFGNINVGLLIGLGQFITTFVITGLYVRFANKELDPRASAIREELEGETR
- a CDS encoding cation acetate symporter — translated: MTVTTLAAETVGNPAANIGIFSLFVVVTMIVVIKASKRNATADEFFTGGRGFSGPQNGIAIAGDYLSAASFLGIAGAIAVYGYDGFLYSIGFLVAWLVALLLVAELLRNTGKFTMADVLSFRLKQRPVRLAAATSTLTVSLFYLLAQMAGAGGLVALLLDVNSKAGQSIVIAVVGILMIVYVLVGGMKGTTWVQIIKAVLLIAGAALMTVMVLSKFGLNFSEILGSAQSAISGSTTTGVSGRDVLAPGAQYGGSLTSQINFISLALALVLGTAGLPHVLMRFYTVPTAKEARRSVVWAIALIGAFYLFTLVLGYGAAALVGPDRILGAAGGVNSAAPLLAFELGGVILLGVISAVAFATILAVVAGLTITASASFAHDIYASVLKSHKVTEDEQVRVSRITAVVLGVFAIGLGILANGQNVAFLVALAFAVAAAANLPTILYSLYWKRFNTRGALWSMYGGLISTIVLIVFSPAVSGSKTAMIPGADFAYFPLANPGIVSIPLAFALGIIGTLTSPDTGDAELNAEMEVRSLTGVGAEKAVAH
- a CDS encoding acyltransferase, encoding MTLAADPAAEKARVTGLFPTPAEVEAQTPADRDRAIDVIRIVSLVGVVFGHTVMATSTIRDDVFIWSNLLTTSVVFQALTWVFQIMPLFFFAGVAASVQSWRPGASWGGWLLKRCTRLYRPVFYYLAFWTVALAVLRFVLPEHVYEPIAGISIQLLWFLGAYVLVLAAVPLLARITTTAQVAGAVVGTYACIAAVDAIRINMDGYASLGYLNTVVWLIPGVFGVAYRRNLLSSGAALKIGTGMLGINLVLLYFGPYELSLVGIETQQLKNMTPPSLLLAGHAIMMCAFAIAAAPAINRWAQRPRVWWLTAIGNSGAMTLYLWHMPLLLGMHLVFDHLGLDRYDPASPGFVALSVLQLALMAGLVAMAFIALRPLENDPLPLWDGGVVKQTGIRSAVVGALLCVAGAATLTSVAWGLKDQGVYCVAVMLVALVAARALASTRMPEQRDRVE
- a CDS encoding type IV toxin-antitoxin system AbiEi family antitoxin domain-containing protein is translated as MDVGEVLRQQSGVISRRQALDAGLPEHQIRRLLRRNEWAPVHAGVYVDHTGPLTWSQRAWAAVLYAAPAALCLESALGDEGSPIHVAVARQRSTWAEPAGVRIHRVAHLEERVLWNVGPPRMRYEEAALDVACRAASGLDVIAVLANACQSRRTTARRLLQTLDSRSRMRRRRWLRAVLVDIAEGTCSVLEHGYLVRVERPHGLPRAARQKPSKSSVGVCYRDAEYGDRLVVELDGRLFHDSASRRDADFERDLDAAVDGRSTVRLSYGQVFDRPCQTAGKIAEVLQRHGIGVSGRPCGPECGFTRLDRVAQACA
- a CDS encoding DUF5302 domain-containing protein, with amino-acid sequence MADDKPEDDNKRKFREALERKKAQSSGGAAHKDGGRNQPRAHGPVENRREFRRKSG
- a CDS encoding PPOX class F420-dependent oxidoreductase, translated to MGRQVFDDKLLALISGNSMGVLATIKQDGRPQLSNVSYYFDPRAVQIQVSITEPRAKTRNLRRDPRASVHVSSDDGWSYAVAEGDAILTPPAAAPDDDTVEGLIALYRNIAGEHPDWDDYRRAMVDDRRVLLTLPITHVYGMPPGRR
- a CDS encoding class I SAM-dependent methyltransferase; the protein is MSVIDGNTLDGVSATSLWTLSYRGSEAKRSDGVIRDPWAVALLDAIDFDYGKFGKPNQSHALRARAFDIETRDYLSTHPKGAVVALAEGLQTSFWRLDQAGVADELTWYSVDLPPVMAIRERLLPTDDRIVPLAQSALDRSWMDRVDATDGVLITAEGLLMYLEPDDVRGLIADCAARFPGGRMMFDSIPPWVSRRTIKGWQLSDRYIAPPMPFAMTADDGLAMAGTGPGAVPGVRSARDVPLPPGRGLFKLAAQPWLDRIDRFHRARPSITVLEFA